One genomic region from Strix uralensis isolate ZFMK-TIS-50842 chromosome 5, bStrUra1, whole genome shotgun sequence encodes:
- the AMIGO2 gene encoding amphoterin-induced protein 2, producing the protein MSLNWQTIGTRLGVFKVNCKGLACLLVFTVSICGSAPGMCPTACICASDIVSCTNKNLSRVPGNLYKCMKRLDLSYNRIGFLEPEWVPALFEKLNTLIVNHNSISSIITGSFSTTPNLKYLDLSSNSLKTLSSPVFQELRVLEVLLLYNNHITQIESSAFGGLYKLQKLYLSYNLLSHFPLDLYTGKHKLTDLVLLDISFNHIQLMPIQRLSSVPAKHLSGIYLHGNPFYCDCVLYSMLTFWYQRHFSSVVDFRNEYTCLLRSDPRGYNKLPLLHDNFLNCSESTVNSSFQAFGFIHDAQVGDRLIVHCDSRISDAGTHFVWVSPDNRLLEPDRETNNFKVFRNGSLEITDAQLEDSGLYSCIAINKKRLLNETIEVRINVSNFTVNRSHAHEAFNTAFTTLAACVASIVLVLLYLYLTPCPCQCKAKRRKRKLNQSSAHSSILNSTPPQELPADEKKASTGKRVVFLEPVHEPKHSQNGKVKLFPNDNIIAESILKTTRTKSDSDSVNSVFSDTPFMPST; encoded by the coding sequence ATGTCTTTAAACTGGCAGACAATTGGTACTCGACTTGGAGTTTTTAAAGTGAACTGCAAAGGACTGGCATGCCTCTTGGTCTTCACAGTGAGCATTTGTGGCAGTGCCCCAGGGATGTGTCCAACAGCCTGCATCTGTGCCAGTGATATCGTAAGCTGCACCAATAAGAACCTCTCTCGAGTGCCAGGAAATCTTTATAAATGTATGAAAAGGCTGGATCTGAGTTATAACAGAATTGGGTTTCTGGAGCCTGAATGGGTCCCAGCGCTGTTTGAGAAACTGAACACTTTAATAGTCAATCATAATAGCATTAGCAGCATTATCACTGGAAGCTTTTCCACAACCCCAAATCTGAAGTACCTAGACTTGTCATCCAACAGCCTGAAGACACTGAGCAGCCCTGTGTTTCAGGAGCTGAGAGTGCTGGAGGTTCTCCTGCTGTACAACAATCACATAACACAGATAGAGTCTTCAGCCTTTGGAGGATTGTACAAATTGCAGAAACTATACTTAAGCTATAACTTGCTCTCACATTTCCCGCTGGACTTGTACACTGGAAAACATAAACTGACAGACCTTGTGTTGCTGGACATTTCCTTTAATCACATCCAGTTGATGCCTATTCAGCGCCTGAGTTCAGTGCCAGCCAAACATCTTAGTGGAATTTATCTTCATGGCAACCCATTTTATTGTGACTGTGTGCTGTACTCCATGCTAACCTTCTGGTATCAAAGGCACTTCAGCTCAGTGGTGGACTTCAGAAATGAGTACACCTGTTTGTTGAGATCAGACCCAAGAGGTTACAATAAACTGCCTTTATTGCACGACAACTTTCTGAATTGCTCTGAAAGCACCGTCAACAGCTCTTTCCAAGCCTTTGGGTTTATTCACGATGCCCAGGTTGGTGACAGGCTGATTGTACACTGTGACAGCAGAATCAGCGATGCGGGCACGCACTTTGTTTGGGTTAGTCCAGACAATAGATTGCTGGAGCCAGACAGGGAGACCAACAACTTTAAGGTGTTTCGTAATGGCAGCCTGGAGATAACAGATGCCCAGCTAGAGGACTCAGGGCTGTATTCCTGCATTGCAATAAATAAGAAAAGACTATTAAATGAAACCATAGAGGTTAGAATAAATGTTAGCAATTTCACAGTGAACAGATCCCATGCTCATGAAGCATTTAATACAGCTTTTACCACCCTTGCTGCCTGTGTAGCCAGTATTGTTTTAGTACTGCTGTATCTCTATCTGACCCCCTGTCCATGCCAATGTAAGGcgaaaaggaggaagaggaagctgaACCAAAGCAGTGCCCACTCATCCATACTGAATTCCACACCACCACAAGAGCTGCCAGCCGACGAGAAGAAGGCTAGTACTGGTAAACGGGTGGTTTTCCTGGAACCTGTGCACGAACCAAAACACAGTCAGAACGGGAAGGTAAAACTGTTCCCTAATGACAATATCATTGCTGAGAGTATCTTAAAAACTACTCGAACAAAATCCGACTCCGATTCTGTCAACTCCGTGTTCTCAGACACACCTTTCATGCCATCAACTTAG